GAGGACGGCGTCTGGCGCAGTACCGATGACGGCCGTTCCTTCAGCCGCTCCGGAGGCCGGGGACCGCAGGGCTGGGTGACCACGACCCCGCTCGGCTATCTGTGCGGCGACAGCTTCGGTGCCGGGAGGTACCGCATATCCGCCGACGGGGTCCACTGGAGGACCTTCGACCTGGGCGACGGCACCTGACGGGCTCAGTGGTGGAACCCGGTCGCCGCCTCCTTGCCCCGGGTCCGAGGCTGGGTCCGTCCGCGAGCATCAGCGCGGTCGCCAGCAGCAGCCCGGGCAGCACGGCGGGCGGCAGGACGGGAGCGTCCAGGCCCGTGGTGGCCGGGTCGGGGCCGGCGTGCCCCGGCACCTTCCAGACCACGAGGCCGACCGCCACACCGGTGGCGGTGAGCATGAAGACCGTCCAGAACACGGAGTACCGGCCGATCCCCAGGGCGTCGGGCAGGTTCCGCCACAGCACGTGCTGGAGCGCCTCGGCCGCCGTGCTCACTCCGAGAAGGAGCAGACTCGCGCCGACGCCCACGCCCACGACGAGAGCGGGGAGGATGCCCGAGGCGGAACGGGCTTGCACCTCACGTGGCGTGAGGCCGCAGGGTGGTGGACGTACCGAGAAGGGAGCGGACGAAGTGAGCTATTCCGTGGGACAGGTAGCCGGTTTCGCCGGAGTGACGGTGCGCACCCTGCACCACTACGACGACATCGGACTGCTCGCACCCAGCGAGCGCAGCCACGCGGGCCATCGGCGCTACAGCGACGCCGACCTCGACCGGCTGCAGCAGATCCTGTTCTACCGGGAGCTCGGCTTCCCGCTCGACGAGGTCGCCGCCCTGCTCGACGATCCGGCCGCGGACCCGCGCGCCCACCTGCGCCGCCAGCACGAGCTGCTGACCGCCCGGATCGAGAAGCTGCGGAAGATGGCGGCGGCCGTGGAGCAGGCCATGGAGGCACGGAAGATGGGCATCAACCTCACACCCGAGGAGCGGTTCGAGGTCTTCGGCGACAAGGACCCCGAGCAGTACGCCGAGGAGGCGGAGGAGCGCTGGGGCGGCACGGAGGCGTACGCGGAGTCGCAGCGCCGCGCCGCGGGCTACACCAAGGACGACTGGAAACGCATGCAGGCCGAAGTGGCCGACTGGAGCGAGCGCTACAGCGGCCTGATGGCGGCCGGTGAACCGCCGGCGTCCGAGGCGGCCATGGACATGGCCGAGGAGCACCGGCGGCACATCTGCGGCTGGTTCTACGAGTGTCCGTACGACATGCACCGGTGCCTGGGCGAGATGTACGTGTCCGACGAGCGCTTCAAGGCGTTCTACGACTCCATGCGCCCGGGTCTCGCCGAGCACCTCCGGGCCGCGATCGACGCGAACGCGGCCCGGCACACCTCCTGAGGTCCCGGCCCGGGAGGAAGAGGCCTGCTGAGGAAGGGGCCTACTCCCGGGTCAGGATCACGGCCGTCCCGTACGCGCACACCTCGGTGCCGACGTCCGCCGCCTCGGTCACGTCGAAGCGGAACGCCAGCACCCCGTTCGCACCACGCGCGCGTGCCTGCTCGACGAGCCGTTCCATGGCCTGGTTGCGGGTCTGCACCAGCGTCTTGGTGAGCCCTTTGAGCTCACCGCCGACCATCGACTTCAGCCCCGCCCCGATCTGGCTCCCCAGATGCCGGGAGCGGACCGTCAACCCGAACACCTCACCAAGAACCTCCTGCACCCGGTAGCCGGGAGCGTCGTTCGTGGTCACGACCAGCACGTCCGGCTGGGGTCCCTGACCGCCGCCGTAGTCTTCGATACCCATGCCCCACAGCTTTGTCCCAGCGGGCGCACAGTGCATCCTGGGAGACCGCATGGAACCTGGGTTGTGACGGCTGCGTTGATACTTTTGGGCAGCCAGCCCCAGCCCGTCTCCCAGTACCAGGAGCCACAGACCCGTGACCACGCTCGCGCTCGCCCCCGAGTGGCTCAGTCCGAACTACCTGATCGAGACGTTCAGCCTGCCAGGCATCCTGCTGATCGTCTTCGCCGAGTCGGGTCTGTTCGCGTTCCTGCCCGGCGACTCGCTGCTGTTCACGGCGGGTCTCTTCGTGGCCCAGGGCGAGTACATCAGCCAGCCGCTGTGGCTGGTCTGCTTCCTGATCGTGGTGGCGGCCGTCCTCGGTGACCAGGTCGGCTACATGATCGGAAAGTTCTTCGGGCCCAAGCTCTTCAACCGTCCCAACTCCAAGCTCTTCAAGCAGGAGAACCTGGACAAGGCCCACGAGTTCATGGAGAAGTTCGGCCCGAAGGCGATCGTCCTGGCCCGCTTCGTGCCGATCGTGCGCACCTTCGCCCCCATCGTGGCGGGCGCCGGCCGTATGAAGTACCGCACGTTCCTCACGTACAACGTCATCGGTGGTGTCGCCTGGGGCACCGGCGTGACCCTCGCGGGTTACTGGCTCGGCCAGATCGACGTCATCCACAAGAACGTCGAGGCGATCCTCGTCCTCATCGTCCTCGTCTCGGTCGTCCCGATCATCATCGAGTACCTGCGCGAGCGTTCCAAGAAGAAGAAGGCGGCAGCCGAGGCCCCGGCCCCCCAGGCCTACCAGCCCCCGCCCATGGACGACGCCACGACCCAGCTCCGCCGCATCCCGTCGGACGACGAGCAGCACCAGCAGCAGTACGGCAACCAGAACGACCAGGGCTACGGCCACCAGGGCCACCAGGGCCAGCAGGGCCAGCAGCAGTACGGCTACGACCAGTGCTACGCCCCGCAGCCCCAGCAACAGCAGCAGCCGTACGCCCAGCAGTACCCCCAGGGATACGGCGACCAGCAGCAGTACGACGGCCGGCAGAACCAGCAGTACCCGCCCAACCAGGGCTACTGAAGCGCCCGTTCAGGGACGCCCCAGCTCTCAGGCGCTCAGAACCCACGCGTCCGCTTCGCCGCCCTGCGCCCCGAAGCGGCTCCCCCCGGAACGCGGAGAAACAGCCGCGAGATCTCCGACCCGAGGTTGACCCCGATGGCGATGGCCATGGCGAGTGACGCCGCCGTGGCCAACGACACCAGCCCCTTGTCCACCTCGTTCTGCGCGATGGCCAGCAGCCCGAAGTACGTGGAGGAACCGGGCAGCAGAGGCCCGATCGCAGCGGTCGTGTAGGGCAGCGCGGAAGCGAACCGGTACCGCGACATCATCTGCCCGAACAGCCCCACCAGCCCCGCCGCCACCGCCGTGGAGGCCACCGGCGAGATGTCACCGGCGTAGCGCATCGCGCCGTACACCGACCAGGCGACCCCGCCGTTCAGGGTCACCGCCAGCACGGTCGACCGCTCCTGCTGGAGCAGCACGGCGAAGGTCAGCGACAGCATCATCGACGCCGCGAGCTGCCACAGCGGCCGCTCGGGGATGCTCACCGCGACCTCGGGATTGAGCTCGGCACCCACCTGCACCCCGAAGTACAGGACCAGCAGCACGCCCGTCACGATGCCGACGAAGAAGTACATGACCTCCAGCAGCCGCGCCGACGCGGTGATGTAGAAGCCGGTCAGCCCGTCCTGCACGCCCGCCACCAGCGCCCGCCCCGGCAGCAGCGCGAACAGCCCACCGGTGATGACCGCGGAGGCCTTCACATCGATGTCGGCCAGCGTCAGCGCGATCCCTATGGCGGCCGGCGGCATCGCGGCCACCGTGAACTGGTAGAACTCCGGCAGCCCGCGCCCCGCGCACAGCCACGCCAGCCGGTCGCCGAGCATCGCGCCCAGCGCGGCCGCGACGAACACGATCAGATCACCGCCGACGAGCACCGAGGCCGCACCGGCGAGCAGCCCGCTCGCCCCGGTCAGCACCCAGCCCGGGTACGGGTGCCGGTTGCGGCGGATCTCGGCGAGCCGCCGGTAGGACTCCTCCAGGGAGATCGCCGTCTCGGGGTCGCTGAGGTCGTCCACCAGGTGGAAGACGGCCGCGAGCCGCGTGTAGTCGGTGCCGCGCCGCCGTACCGTCCGGGACGCGGTGATCGGATCGTCGACCAGCGACGGCTGGTACGAGATCGACAGCAGGGTGAAGGTGACGTTCGGCTCACAGCGGTCGAGGCCGTACGACCGGCAGACGGCGAACATCGCCGCCTCCACGTCCTCCGCGCCCTCACCGCCCGCGAGCAGCAGCTCGCCGATACGCAGCGTCATGTCGAGCACGCGCGGGACGGCCGGCCCCTCGTCCTCGGACTTCGGCGCCGACTCCGGAGCGGGCCGCTCGGCCACCGGCATCCGCAGCATCGTGCGCATCCGGTCCTGCCAGGGCACGTCCTTGGTCAGACTGACCACCGGTATGCCGCTTGCCGGCGTGAACGCGGGCGCCTGCTTGGCGCTGTAGGTGCGCGGCGTGTTGAACGCCGACCCCTCGGGCTCGACCGAGGGCACCTGCGGGACGTCCAGGCCGTCGGGGACGGCGAACTCGCTCGTCGTCTCCGGTTCCGTGCCGCCTCTGGACACGGCGAGCCCCTGGGGGATCGCGAACTCGGACGTGATCTCGGGGTCGTAGACACTCCTCGCCTCGTCCGACTGCGGCTTGCGGTCCTCCGCTTCCGTCACTCACAGCTCCTGTGTACGCACCTCCGGTTCGCACCAGTATGCGCACAGAAACACAGTGGGCCGCACGCGTGTGCGTGCGGCCCACAGGACATCAGGAAGCTCAGTGGCCGCCGGACTCCTTGAAGCGCTTGTACGACCGCTCGATCTCGACCTCGGCGTCGACCCGGCCCACCCAGTTGGCGCCCTCGACGGACTTGCCGGGCTCCAGGTCCTTGTAGACCTCGAAGAAGTGCTGGATCTCCAGGCGGTCGAACTCGGAGACGTGGTGGATGTCACGCAGGTGCTCCTGGCGCGGATCCGTCGCCGGCACGCACAGCAGCTTGTCGTCGCCGCCGGCCTCGTCCGTCATCCGGAACATGCCGATCGCGCGGCACTTGATGAGGCAGCCCGGGAACGTCGGCTCGTCAAGAATGACCAGCGCGTCCAGCGGGTCGCCGTCCTCGCCGAGAGTGTTCTCGACGAATCCGTAGTCGGTCGGGTAGGCGGTCGAGGTGAAGAGTCGACGGTCCAGGCGGATCCGACCGGTCTCGTGGTCCACCTCGTACTTGTTCCGCGAACCCTTCGGAATCTCGATCGTGACGTCGAACTCCACCGGTGGCTCCTCCATGATCAACACATAGTTCTGGTGGTTAAGTGTCCCTCACGCAGGTGTGTGATCGCGAAAGGGGCTGGTGGTCGTGCCTGAACTGAGGCCTTGGCGGGCTGCGAAACCGCATGTGGCGCGGCTCGCGAACGCCGTACGACCCCGTCTGGCACAGGCCGCGACCGCCGCGAAACCACGGGTCACGCGACTCGGTCGGACCATGTCGGTGCAGGTCACGAAGGTGCGGACCTGGCAGTACACGGCCGGAGCCGCCACCGCGGGACTGGCGCTGACCGCCGTCGTGGTGACGGCCGCCGGCCCCTGGGACTCCTCCGGTCAGCGTACGGCCGAGCGGGACCGGGCAGCCGCCCTGGAGCACACGGGTGGCGCAGATCACGATCGCGATTCCGGTACGACGGAAGCGGCGCCCGAGCCCGCCCCCAGCGCCGCCTCCGTCCTCACCGGCCTCGGCGGCGCCGGCAGCACGGTGAAGTCGGCGCCGACCGGACCGGCCCTCGCGGACGTGCTGGGCCCGCTCCTGAAGGACCCGGCGCTCGGCAGCAGCCGCGCGGCCGAGGTCGTCGACATCGCCACCGGCAAGCGGCTCTACGGCACCGGCGGGGGCACCGCCCTCACCCCCGCCTCCACGACGAAGATCGCCACCGCGGTGGCGGCCCTGTCCGCGATGGGCGCCGACCACCGCCTCACCACGCGCGCGGACCTCGAACCCGGCACCCAGGAACTCGTCCTCGTCGGCGGCGGCGACCCCACCCTGACGGCCCGCAAGGATGCCGAGGGTTCGGCGAGCCTGCGCGACCTGGCCACCAAGGCCGCCGAGGCGCTGAAGAAGGACGGCGTACGGAAGGTCACGCTCTCGTACGACACGACCCTGTACGCGGGGTCCGGGATCCACCCGATCGGCATCGACAACGCCAACCTCGCCCCGGTCAGCGCCCTGATGGCCGACGAGGGCCGCACCGACGACAGCACCAGCGGCCTGGCGGTCCGTGCGGAGAACCCCGCGCAGGACGCGGCCCGCAAGTTCGCCGGCTTCCTGAAAGAGGCCGGGATCACGACCACGCCCCCCGGCCCCTCCAAGGCGACGGAGCGCGCGAAGACGCTCGCCGAGGTCTCCTCCCCGCCGCTGTCCGCCCTGGTCGAGCGCATGCTGACCAACAGCGACAACGACATCGCGGAGGCCCTGGCGCGCCAGACGGCCGTGGCGACGAAGGTGCGCGCCGACTTCGCGGGCGGGGGCGAGGCGATCCGGGCGCAGCTGAAGAAGCTCGAACTCCCGGTCTCCGGCGCCTCCTTCAAGGACGGCAGCGGCCTGAACCGCGAGGACCGACTGACGGCGGACCTGCTGACGGCCCTCCTGGTGAAGGCGGGCGACCCGGCCCACCCCGAACTCCGCCCCGTCCTCACCGGCCTTCCGGTCGCGGGCTTCACCGGCACCCTGAGCACCCGTTACACGAACGGTGCGGCCGGCGTCGTACGAGCCAAGACGGGCACGCTGACCGGCGTGAACACTCTCGCGGGGACTGTGGTCGACCAGCAGGGCCGCCTGCTGGCATTCGCCTTCCTCGCGTCGGACACGACGAGCAAGGACGCGGCGCAGTCGGCGCTGGACCGGACGGCCACGGCGCTGGCGGCGTGCGGCTGCCGCTGACCGAGGGCGCCGCCACCGCCGTACAGCCGTCTCCGCCGGCACACCCGTCCCGGACGACCTCACGGTGCCCGTCAGCCGCAACCGGCCTCTGTGGCCTGCCCCAAGCGGGAACGCTCACGTACGGTTGACGCATGACGAGCATCGGTGGTGCAGAGATGGTCGACTGGAATCTCGCGGTGGCGACCGCGACCCGGCTCGTGAGGCCGGGCCCGGAGGTGAGCCGCGACGAGGCCAGGGCCGTCGTCGCCGAGTTGCGCAAGCACGCGAGGGCCTCGGAGGAACATGTCCGCGGCTTCACCCGAATGGGTACCGAGGAGACCCACGACACCCCGCTCCTCGTCGTGGACCGCGCGGGCTGGGTCAAGGCGAACGTCGCCGGCTTCCGGGAACTCCTGAAGCCGCTGCTGGAGAAGATGCAGGAACGTCGCAGCAGCACTCCGGGCGGTGCGGTCCTCGGCGCCGTCGGCGGCAAGGTGACCGGCGTCGAACTCGGGATGCTGCTGTCCTTCCTGGCCTCCCGAGTCCTCGGCCAGTACGAGACCTTCGCCCCGTCCACCCGCGAACTCCCCGCAGGCGCCAACGGCGGCGGCCGCCTCCTGCTGGTCGCGCCGAACATCGTGCACGTGGAGCGCGAACTCGACGTGGAACCCCACGACTTCCGCCTGTGGGTGACCCTGCACGAGGAGACGCACCGCACGCAGTTCACCGCCGTGCCCTGGCTGCGGGACCACCTGGAGGGTGAAATCCAGTCGTTCTTGGGGGAGACCGAGGTCGACCCCATGACCGTCCTGGAACGCATCCGGGAGGCCGCCCAGTCGCTTGCCGGCGGGCGCCCCGAGGGCGAGGAGGAGGACGGCGGACGGTCGTTGGTGGAGATCGTGCAGACGCCCGCCCAGCGGGAGATCCTCGGCCGCCTCACCGCCGTGATGTCCCTCCTGGAGGGGCATGCCGACTTCGTGATGGACGGAGTGGGTCCGGAAGTCGTACCGACCGTCCAGGAGATCCGGGAGAAGTTCCAGCAGCGTCGCGCCAAGGGCGCCTCCCGCCTGGACATGGCCCTGCGCAAGCTGCTCGGTCTGGATGCCAAACTCAGGCAGTACCGCGACGGCGAACGCTTCGTACGCGCGGTCGTCAACGAGGTCGGCATGGACGGCTTCAACCGTGTGTGGACCTCCCCCAACACCCTTCCGACGAAGACGGAGATCGCCAAACCGGCGGACTGGATCGCGCGGGTGCACCGCAAGGCCGAGTCGTGAGCCCCGCGGAGGGGTCGTGAAAGAAAACCGGCCGACGGCAGGCGAACGCCCCTTCAATCACCCGTCCGAGGGACCGTGAGCCCTGGGTAGGCGTGCAATGCTCGGGGAACGGCCCGGTTCTGTCACCATCTACACACTCTGAGTGACCGAACTCGGGTCTCACCCCCGAAAACTTCATGAAGGGAACCGGACATGGGTCCCCATCCTGCGGTCGCGGCGATACGCCTGGCGGTCCGCCGCGCCCTCCACGACATCCTCAACGACCATCAGACCTCCTCCGCCGAGAAAACCCCGCATGAGCGCCCGCCGTTGCCGCTCGTGCTCGTGGCGTGCTCCGGCGGCGCCGACTCCATGGCCCTCGCCTCCGCTCTCGCGTTCGAGGCTCCCAAACTCGGCATCCGCGCGGGTGGCGTCACCGTCGACCACGGCCTCCAGCCCGGCTCCGATCTGCGCGCCGACGAAGTCGCCCTGCGCCTGCGCGAACTCGGGCTCGACCCCGTCGAGTCCGTCGCCGTGACCGTCGGCCGCGAAGGCGGACCCGAAGCAGCCGCCCGCGACGCCCGCTACGCCGCCCTCGACGCCGCCTCCGCGCGCCATGGAGCCTGCGCCGTTCTGCTCGGCCACACGCGCGACGACCAGGCCGAGACCGTCCTGCTGGGCCTCGCCCGCGGCTCCGGCATCCGCTCCCTGTCGGGAATGGCCGCGGTCTCGGGGGCCGGCGGCCGTTACCGCCGCCCCTTCCTCCAGCTCGACCGGCAGACCGCCCGCAAGGCCTGTCTGGTCCAGTCGCTCCCCGTCTGGGACGACCCGCACAACGCGGACCCGGCGTACACACGTTCCCGCCTGCGCCACGAAGGCCTGCCCGCCCTGGAGAAGGCCCTCGGCAAAGGCGTCGTGGAGGCACTCGCCCGTACGGCCCAGCTCTCCCGCGACGACGCCGACGCCCTCGACGCCTGGGCCAGCCAGGCCGAGACCGCCGTCCGCGACGCCGCCGGCCTCCTGGAGTGCGCCAAGCTCTACGCCCTGCCGCCCGCCGTGCGCCGCCGCATCCTGCGCCGCGCGGCCATCGAGGCCGGCGCCCCCGCGGGCTCGCTCTTCGCTCGCCACATCGAGGAAGTCGACCGGCTGATCACCGGCTGGCGCGGCCAGGGAGCCATCAATCTCCCCGGCAAGGTCGTCGCCCAGCGCCAGGGTGGCAGACTGGTGATTCGGCAAGGCTGAATCCTTACGCCCCTCAGCGGGGCCGGACAGCTGGTGGGACGACCGAAAGTGATGCGGGTGGACGCGAAAGACATGGGCACCGACCTCAAAGAGGTGCTCATCACCAAGGAAGAGATCGACGCCAAGCTCGTCGAGCTGGCCGCGAAGATCGACGCGGAGTACGCGGGCAAGGATCTGCTCATCGTCGGCGTCCTGAAGGGCGCGGTGATGGTCATGGCCGACCTCGCGCGGGCGCTGTCCACCCCCGTCACCATGGACTGGATGGCCGTGTCGTCGTACGGCGCGGGCACCCAGTCCTCCGGTGTCGTCCGGATCCTCAAGGACCTCGACACCGACATCAAGGGCAAGCACGTCCTGATCGTCGAGGACATCATCGACTCCGGCCTGACCCTGTCGTGGCTGCTGTCGAACCTCGGCTCGCGCGAGCCGGAGACGCTCAAGGTGTGCACCCTGCTGCGCAAGCCGGACGCCGCCAAGGTCGCCATCGACGTCGAGTGGGTCGGCTTCGACATCCCCAATGAGTTCGTCGTGGGCTACGGCCTCGACTACGCCGAGAAGTACCGCAACCTGCCGTTCGTCGGTACGCTCGCGCCCCACGTCTACGGCGGCTGACCCGAAGGGCCCAGCCCCGTAGGAAGATCGGGAACCCTGGCGGGCGCCACGCCGTTGGAGCATGCAGACGGGTCGTCAGCCGTCCTGTGCGTCTTCGGACGACAATGCTGGGGTACCGTCAGAAGAACTGTCTTATCAAACTCACTATGGCAGGAGGGACGGGGCGACACCGCTCCGTATGGATGGACGTGAAGCGATACTTCCGTGGGCCGGTCATGTGGATCGTGCTGGCCGTCCTTGCCGTGGTCGTGTTGATGCAGGTTGTCGGCTCGTCCGGCGGCTACAAGACGGTGGACACCGGCCAGGTCGTCCAGGCGATCAATGAGAACAAGGTCGAATCAGCCAAACTGACCACCGGCGACGAGCAGACCATCAAGGTCCAGCTCAAGGACGGCCAAAAGGTCGAGGGCAGCTCCAAGATCCAGGCGAGCTATATCGGCGACCAGGGTGTGGACATCGCCAACACCCTGCAGGGCAAGTTCCAGCAGAAGCAGATCCCCGACGGGTACACCGTCTCGCCGACGAAGCAGAACGCCTTCGTCGGGATCCTGCTCTCCCTGCTCCCCTTCGTCCTCATCGTGGTCGTCTTCCTGTTCCTGATGAATCAGATGCAGGGCGGCGGCTCCCGGGTCATGAACTTCGGGAAGTCCAAGGCGAAGCTCATCACCAAGGACACCCCCAAGACGACGTTCGCCGACGTCGCCGGATCCGACGAGGCCGTCGAGGAGCTCCACGAGATCAAGGAGTTCCTCCAGGAGCCGGCGAAGTTCCAGGCCGTCGGCGCCAAGATTCCCAAGGGCGTACTGCTGTACGGCCCGCCCGGCACCGGTAAGACCCTGCTCGCGCGTGCTGTCGCGGGTGAGGCAGGCGTGCCGTTCTACTCGATCTCCGGTTCCGACTTCGTCGAGATGTTCGTCGGTGTCGGTGCCTCCCGAGTCCGTGACCTCTTCGAGCAGGCCAAGGCGAACGCCCCGGCGATCGTCTTCGTCGACGAGATCGACGCGGTCGGCCGCCATCGTGGCGCCGGCCTCGGCGGTGGTCACGACGAGCGCGAGCAGACCCTGAACCAGCTGCTCGTCGAGATGGACGGCTTCGACGTGAAGGGCGGCGTCATCCTGATCGCCGCCACGAACCGGCCCGACATCCTCGACCCGGCCCTTCTGCGCCCCGGCCGCTTCGACCGCCAGATCGCGGTCGACCGACCGGACATGCAGGGCCGTCTGGAGATCCTCAAGGTTCACCAGAAGGGCAAGCCGGTCGCACCGGACGTCGACCTGTCGGCGGTCGCCCGCCGGACGCCGGGCTTCACCGGCGCGGACCTGTCGAACGTGCTGAACGAAGCGGCGCTCCTGACGGCGCGCAGCGACAAGAAGCTGATCGACAACCACATGCTCGACGAGGCCATCGACCGCGTCGTGGCGGGTCCGCAGAAGCGGACCCGGATCATGTCGGACAAGGAAAAGAAGATCACCGCGTACCACGAGGGCGGACACGCCCTGGTCGCGGCGGCCTCCCCGAACTCCGACCCCGTCCACAAGATCACCATCCTGTCCCGCGGCCGTGCCCTGGGCTACACGATGGTGCTCCCGGACGAGGACAAGTACTCGACCACGCGCAACGAGATGCTCGACCAGCTCGCCTACATGCTGGGCGGCCGCGCGGCCGAGGAACTGGTCTTCCACGACCCGACCACGGGCGCCGCGAACGACATCGAGAAGGCCACGGCGACGGCCCGCGCGATGGTCACGCAGTACGGCATGACCGAGCGTCTCGGCGCCATCAAGTTCGGTGGCGACAACACCGAGCCGTTCCTGGGCCGGGAGATGTCGCACCCGCGTGACTACTCGGAAGAGGTCGCCGCGCTGGTCGACGAGGAGGTCAAGAAGCTCATCGAGACGGCGCACAACGAGGCCTGGGAGATCCTGGTCGAGAACCGCGACGTCCTCGACGCGCTCGTACTCCAGCTGCTGGAGAAGGAGACGCTGAACAAGGAACAGATCGCCGAGGTCTTCGCTCCCATCGTCAAGCGTCCCCCGCGGCCGGCCTGGACCGGCTCCTCCCGCCGCACGCCGTCCACCCGTCCGCCGGTGCTCTCCCCCAAGGAGCTCGCACTGACGAACGGCGCCAACGGTGCGACGCCGGCGATCACCACCGCCAAGTCCACGGCGGCGGACTCCTCCCCGGCGGCCGAGCCGGTCACCGAGGACCGTCCGGAGAACTGACACCCCGGGCCCCGGTGACCTCACCGGGCCCGGAATGGATGCCGCGCCCCCCAGGATCTAGCCTGGGGGGCGCGGCGCTTTTCGGCCGCGTCGGCAGGACACCCAGGAACGAGGCAGAGATGACCGACCCCGTGACGCTGGACGGCGAGGGCTCGATCGGCGAGTTCGACGAGAAGCGCGCCGAGAACGCGGTGCGCGAGCTGTTGATCGCGGTGGGGGAGGACCCTGACCGGGAGGGGCTCAGGGAGACGCCGGGGCGGGTGGCCCGGGCGTATCAGGAGATATTCGCCGGACTGTGGCAGAAGCCCGAGGACGTACTGACGACGACGTTCGACCTGGGGCACGACGAGATGGTGCTCGTGAAGGACATCGAGGTGTACTCCACGTGTGAGCATCACCTGGTGCCGTTCCGGGGTGTCGCGCACGTCGGCTACATTCCGGCCACCAGCGGCAAGATCACCGGTCTGTCCAAGCTGGCGCGGCTGGTGGATGTCTACGCCCGTCGGCCGCAGGTGCAGGAACGACTCACCACGCAGATCGCGGACTCCCTGATGGAGATCCTTGAGCCGCGCGGCGTGATCGTCGTCGTCGAGTGCGAGCACATGTGCATGTCGATGCGCGGCATCCGCAAGCCGGGCGCGAAGACCATAACGTCGGCGGTGCGGGGGCAGCTGCGGGATGCGGCGACACGCAATGAGGCGATGAGCCTCATCATGGCCCGCTGACGCACCGGACAGGGCGTCCATAGGCTGGAGCGCGGCCCGGAGCGGGGCTTTTCGGCGCTAGGCCGCCGACGCCGCCCCCGTGTTCCGGTCGTCGTCCTCCGGGAGCCTGCAGACCCGCTCCAGGAAGATCGCGGCCACTATGACCGCGATACCCGCCAGAACCGAGAAGCCGGCGTAGATGGCCTGGTCGCGTCGTGCGGGGATGTCGAGGGATTCCAGGAGGAAGACCCCTGTGCCGCCGTACATACCGGCGACCAGGGCGGCCACGAGGGCGCTGGCCTGACCGAAGACGACCGCGCGGGCCGCCATCAGGGGGTCGACGCCCTTGGCCTCGGGGCGCCGCTCACGCTGGGCCTTGAGACGGGAGCGGATAGAGAGCGCCGTGGCGATGAGGACCACGGCGATCAGGGCCAGGACGATGGGGGCGGCCAGGGGGACGCTGGGCAGGGTCCCGATCGAGTTCCACAGGCGGGCGCCCGCCCAGGACAGGATTGCGGCGATGACGAAGACGCCGGCCAGCAGCCTGATGCGCAGCTCTCTCACGGTGCCCCTTCAGCTCCCCCGGAACCCACGAACAGTGGTTGCTTTGACCTTAACGACTACTCGGGCAGCCGGAGTTCCAGGTCCGGGCGGGCTTCGACGCCGATTCGGGTGACGGTGGCCAGCAGGCCGGACACCGGGCCGCGGCCTGGGAGCTGTGCCTGCGGTTCCACGTCGTTCCACGGCACCAGGACGAAGGCGCGTTCATGGGCGCGCGGGTGGGGGAGCGTGAGCGTCGGGTCGTCGGAGACGACATCGGCGTAGGCCACGATGTCGACGTCGAGGGTGCGGGCGCCCCAGCGCTCGTCCCGTACGCGGTGGAAGGCCTCCTCTACCGCGTGGGCCCGCTCCAGGAGCGAGGACGGGGGCAGCGTCGTCTTCACCACGACGACCGCGTTGAAGTACGACGGCTGGCTGCCGGGCTCGACGCCCCACGGCTCCGTCTCGTAGACCGGGGAGACCGCCTTCACGCGGACGCCGGGGGTGTCCT
Above is a window of Streptomyces sp. NBC_00490 DNA encoding:
- the folK gene encoding 2-amino-4-hydroxy-6-hydroxymethyldihydropteridine diphosphokinase encodes the protein MTASFTEGHSDPTVQPVPASVVQRVDAADTTLHNPQRAVISLGANLGNRLETLQGAIDALEDTPGVRVKAVSPVYETEPWGVEPGSQPSYFNAVVVVKTTLPPSSLLERAHAVEEAFHRVRDERWGARTLDVDIVAYADVVSDDPTLTLPHPRAHERAFVLVPWNDVEPQAQLPGRGPVSGLLATVTRIGVEARPDLELRLPE
- a CDS encoding DUF3180 domain-containing protein — its product is MRELRIRLLAGVFVIAAILSWAGARLWNSIGTLPSVPLAAPIVLALIAVVLIATALSIRSRLKAQRERRPEAKGVDPLMAARAVVFGQASALVAALVAGMYGGTGVFLLESLDIPARRDQAIYAGFSVLAGIAVIVAAIFLERVCRLPEDDDRNTGAASAA